One Acinetobacter pullicarnis genomic region harbors:
- the fabR gene encoding HTH-type transcriptional repressor FabR: MNTKPISTPIEAPALEVNLIQERKPIRTVGRKATITKDELFQAALNLIGPQKSISALSLREVAREAGIAPNSFYRHFKDIDELAIELIDRSGIVLRRILQHARIEAAKQNSIIRSSVEVFIEQLDADEGNLSLLLREGYTGSVPYKQAVDRQLNYFQQELQDDLIRLEKLNRSHLVHPELVAKAITQLVFNMGANVIDMPKKMRLEVAEQTMIMIRMILEGARHIDKSRVQ, translated from the coding sequence ATGAATACAAAGCCTATCAGTACCCCTATTGAAGCGCCTGCGCTTGAGGTTAATCTCATCCAAGAGCGGAAACCAATACGTACAGTAGGCCGCAAAGCCACGATTACCAAAGACGAGTTATTCCAAGCTGCACTGAATTTAATCGGCCCACAAAAAAGTATTTCTGCTTTAAGTCTGCGAGAAGTGGCCAGAGAAGCTGGCATTGCACCCAATAGTTTTTATCGACATTTTAAAGATATTGATGAACTCGCGATCGAATTAATTGACCGCTCAGGAATTGTGTTGCGTCGGATCTTGCAACATGCACGTATAGAAGCAGCAAAACAAAACAGTATTATTCGCAGTTCTGTTGAAGTTTTTATTGAACAATTGGATGCAGATGAAGGAAACTTAAGTTTATTGCTGCGAGAAGGCTATACTGGCTCGGTTCCTTATAAACAAGCCGTTGATCGACAACTCAATTATTTCCAACAAGAATTACAAGACGATTTAATTCGCTTAGAAAAATTAAACCGCAGTCATTTGGTACACCCAGAATTGGTTGCTAAAGCCATCACCCAGCTGGTATTTAATATGGGTGCAAACGTCATCGATATGCCTAAAAAAATGCGTTTAGAAGTGGCTGAACAAACCATGATTATGATCCGTATGATTTTAGAAGGTGCACGACATATTGATAAAAGCCGAGTCCAATGA
- a CDS encoding RluA family pseudouridine synthase: MSNFLTEHLIHRDDAFMVIHKPAALLTVPGKTPDLQDCLINRLLAEEAQTLLIHRLDRDTSGILVFALHKAAQKSISNQFQLRQTDKTYQALVAGHLQGEGTIDIPVIYDPTRPPLHMVDANEKKPALTHWKSLEQFQIDGQPVSRIELTPITGRSHQLRVHMQYLGHPILGDTLYATPEQQQLVSRLCLHAQQLSFDHPETGQRVNFYCEVPF; this comes from the coding sequence TTGAGTAATTTTCTAACTGAACACCTGATTCATCGTGATGACGCATTTATGGTGATTCACAAACCTGCAGCGTTGCTTACCGTACCTGGGAAAACTCCTGATCTACAAGATTGTTTAATCAATCGCCTGTTGGCAGAAGAAGCCCAAACGCTCTTGATTCATCGTTTAGATCGAGATACCTCAGGTATATTGGTATTTGCTTTGCATAAGGCAGCACAGAAAAGTATCTCGAATCAATTTCAACTGCGCCAAACAGATAAAACCTATCAAGCTTTAGTTGCCGGCCACCTTCAAGGTGAGGGAACGATTGATATTCCAGTCATTTATGATCCGACACGCCCACCATTGCATATGGTCGATGCCAATGAGAAAAAGCCTGCTTTAACCCATTGGAAAAGTCTAGAGCAGTTCCAAATAGATGGGCAGCCAGTCAGTCGTATTGAACTGACACCGATTACGGGTCGCTCACATCAACTTCGCGTGCATATGCAATATCTTGGTCATCCGATTCTTGGCGATACGCTGTATGCGACGCCCGAACAACAGCAGTTGGTGTCACGTTTATGTTTACATGCCCAGCAGTTGAGTTTTGATCATCCTGAGACTGGGCAGCGGGTTAATTTCTACTGCGAAGTCCCATTTTAG
- the rapA gene encoding RNA polymerase-associated protein RapA: MHQFAIGQRWLSDTETELGLGVLIDVDERSISILFPKSDETRVYARNNAPLSRIVFNINDEIQDQEGTLWIVESLDDQRGVIRYNVTRTLSTGEQQQKALNETRIGAQIQLSRPLERLLASQIDYKEWYDLRIEALQLKASMQNSRLRGLIGSRVGLIPHQLYIAHEVGQRFAPRVLLADEVGLGKTIEAGLIIHQQLKTGRSERILVLVPDSLQYQWMIEMRRRFNLQFSLFDLTRTAAMKEHDPELNPFLSEQCIIASVDLLVDHDDLREQAVEAGFDLLVVDEAHHLMWNEEEGGNDRYDLIEELAEQTAGVLLLTATPEQLGVESHFARLRLLDPQRFSSLENFLDEEQQYQHTAQIAEVLMSDQALEAAHFSAIEQLLGHAIEDQPEQRYRAIHELLDRHGTGRILFRNTREAIQGFPGRDCLPAPIPAPAHWSMDGKLREQMWPEESQLDGSWLESDPRVTWLMEVLRKDLKHKKVLLIARSGPVVEALENVLRLHAGIRTAMFHEGMSLLERDQAAAYFAEDSYGAQILLCSEIGSEGRNFQFASDLILFDLPSNPDVLEQRIGRLDRIGQENRIQIHVPYLIGTAQERMFRWYNEGLNIFTNISPTAQTLQENFIVDLKGCLLGDLGQQFEDLLENVSLQREALEAELQEGRDRLLEYNSCRPVVAQEIVQALEDYDDNSTLPQFMKRFMASTNIDFDEQSNGTVIIKPTEQMQVQGISLDEDGMTVTFYRDQALVREDAQYLTFEHPFTESVMDMIQTQSFGSTNVALLKTNALKQGSILLEVWFKVDVVAPKALNLPASLPTQLIRVLLSENGQDLSLKIDPEIIKPYLSHLDGNSSRQVVKARRDIVEQRYAQALEIAKQALPALQEQAKSIYSSKWQYEIDRLTYLKQFNPSIRGDEIQRLEKFQQEGLNLLNGLAVTPEAIRILVVVKP; the protein is encoded by the coding sequence TTGCATCAGTTTGCTATAGGTCAACGTTGGTTATCGGACACAGAAACAGAACTTGGGTTAGGTGTACTTATAGATGTTGATGAGCGCTCGATCAGTATATTATTTCCTAAAAGTGATGAAACTCGAGTTTATGCGCGTAACAACGCACCTTTGTCGCGAATCGTATTCAACATCAATGATGAAATTCAAGATCAAGAAGGCACGCTTTGGATTGTTGAATCCTTAGACGATCAACGCGGTGTAATTCGCTATAACGTGACCCGCACCTTGAGTACGGGTGAACAGCAACAAAAAGCCCTCAATGAAACGCGTATTGGTGCACAGATCCAATTGTCACGTCCATTAGAGCGTTTGTTGGCCAGCCAAATTGATTATAAAGAATGGTATGACTTGCGTATTGAGGCTTTACAACTCAAAGCCAGTATGCAAAACAGCCGTTTGCGTGGTTTGATCGGTTCACGTGTGGGCCTGATTCCGCACCAGTTATATATCGCACATGAAGTAGGTCAACGCTTTGCACCGCGTGTATTGCTTGCCGATGAAGTGGGTTTGGGTAAAACCATTGAAGCTGGACTGATTATTCATCAACAGCTAAAAACTGGACGTTCAGAACGTATTTTGGTGTTGGTGCCAGATTCCCTACAATATCAGTGGATGATTGAAATGCGTCGCCGTTTCAATCTGCAATTCTCTTTATTTGATTTAACCCGTACTGCGGCCATGAAAGAGCATGACCCTGAACTCAATCCCTTCTTGTCTGAACAATGCATCATTGCCAGTGTTGACCTGTTGGTCGATCATGATGATCTCCGTGAGCAAGCGGTTGAAGCCGGATTTGACCTGTTGGTGGTCGATGAAGCACATCACTTGATGTGGAATGAAGAAGAGGGCGGTAATGACCGCTATGACCTGATCGAAGAGCTCGCAGAGCAAACTGCAGGGGTACTGCTCCTGACAGCAACGCCAGAGCAACTCGGGGTAGAAAGTCATTTTGCTCGTTTACGTTTACTCGATCCCCAACGTTTTAGTTCGCTTGAAAACTTCCTTGATGAAGAACAGCAATATCAACATACCGCACAAATTGCTGAAGTGTTGATGTCTGACCAAGCATTAGAAGCAGCACATTTTAGTGCGATTGAGCAATTGCTCGGTCATGCGATTGAAGACCAACCAGAACAGCGTTATCGTGCGATTCATGAATTACTCGATCGTCATGGCACAGGTCGTATTTTATTCCGTAATACTCGTGAAGCCATTCAAGGTTTCCCAGGCCGTGACTGTTTGCCTGCACCAATTCCAGCACCAGCACATTGGTCAATGGATGGTAAGTTGCGTGAGCAAATGTGGCCAGAAGAAAGTCAATTGGATGGCAGCTGGTTAGAGTCAGATCCACGGGTGACGTGGTTGATGGAAGTTTTACGTAAAGACTTAAAACATAAGAAAGTATTGCTGATCGCCCGCAGTGGCCCAGTGGTTGAAGCCTTAGAAAATGTATTACGTTTACACGCAGGCATTCGCACAGCCATGTTCCATGAAGGCATGAGCTTGTTGGAACGTGACCAAGCAGCGGCTTATTTTGCTGAAGATTCTTATGGTGCGCAGATTTTACTGTGTTCTGAAATTGGTTCAGAAGGACGTAACTTCCAATTTGCCTCTGACCTGATTTTATTTGACTTACCATCAAATCCAGATGTGTTAGAGCAACGTATTGGTCGACTCGATCGTATTGGTCAAGAAAATCGTATTCAAATTCATGTGCCTTATCTCATCGGCACTGCGCAAGAGCGTATGTTCCGTTGGTACAATGAAGGCCTGAATATTTTCACCAATATTTCTCCGACTGCACAGACTTTACAAGAAAACTTTATTGTCGACCTCAAAGGTTGCTTACTGGGTGACCTCGGTCAACAGTTCGAAGATCTTTTGGAAAATGTCAGCTTGCAACGTGAAGCTTTAGAAGCTGAACTACAAGAAGGCCGCGATCGCCTACTCGAATATAACTCTTGTCGTCCAGTGGTGGCGCAGGAAATCGTGCAAGCGCTTGAAGACTATGATGATAACAGTACTTTGCCACAGTTTATGAAGCGCTTTATGGCATCGACCAATATTGACTTTGATGAGCAAAGCAATGGTACGGTGATCATTAAGCCAACTGAGCAAATGCAAGTACAAGGTATTAGTCTCGATGAAGATGGCATGACTGTGACCTTCTATCGTGACCAAGCGTTGGTGCGTGAAGATGCACAGTATCTGACTTTTGAACATCCCTTTACCGAAAGCGTAATGGACATGATTCAAACCCAATCTTTTGGTAGTACCAACGTGGCATTACTGAAAACCAATGCCTTAAAGCAAGGTTCAATTCTGCTTGAAGTTTGGTTTAAAGTAGATGTGGTTGCACCGAAGGCGTTGAACTTGCCTGCAAGTTTACCGACACAGTTGATCCGCGTATTGCTCAGTGAAAATGGTCAAGATTTATCCTTGAAAATTGATCCTGAAATCATCAAGCCTTATCTAAGTCATTTAGATGGCAACAGCAGTCGTCAAGTGGTCAAAGCGCGCCGTGACATCGTTGAACAACGTTATGCACAAGCTTTAGAGATTGCAAAACAGGCACTTCCGGCATTACAGGAACAGGCGAAATCGATTTATAGCAGTAAATGGCAATATGAGATTGATCGTCTGACCTACCTCAAACAATTCAATCCAAGTATTCGCGGTGATGAAATTCAACGCCTAGAGAAATTCCAACAGGAAGGCTTGAACTTGTTAAATGGTCTTGCGGTAACGCCAGAAGCGATTCGAATTTTGGTGGTGGTGAAGCCTTAA
- a CDS encoding YidX family protein: protein MLQTIKKSLVIGTVASLGLAGCATSTLMKKETGTYTSTSRINLVEDTVIAFGKPAQALPNLPIDSVVIAGGKNSYILTQGGGQFVRLITKLDPKNIQINKDLTFNSALNDGNFTGTLPLTYVKLQQDISKKDLEFFIQNGAEECTTSSDKRMDAQRFCFNIPLAGVVYPVANNMSTLQSSMQPLSKPYRVSIYTTESQTHSRQTAKGGLQKLVLFPFAVAIDVITLPFQAAQKIFE, encoded by the coding sequence ATGTTGCAAACCATAAAAAAATCTTTAGTGATCGGCACAGTCGCAAGTTTAGGCTTAGCTGGATGTGCAACCTCAACATTAATGAAAAAAGAGACCGGCACCTATACCAGTACCTCTCGCATTAATTTAGTTGAAGACACTGTGATTGCTTTTGGTAAACCCGCGCAAGCTTTACCGAATCTCCCGATCGATAGTGTGGTGATTGCTGGTGGGAAAAACAGTTATATCTTGACTCAAGGCGGTGGACAATTTGTTCGTTTAATTACCAAATTAGACCCTAAAAATATCCAAATCAATAAAGACCTAACTTTTAATTCGGCCTTAAATGATGGCAATTTCACCGGCACCTTGCCGCTAACGTATGTCAAATTACAGCAAGACATTAGCAAAAAAGATTTAGAATTTTTCATTCAAAATGGTGCTGAAGAATGTACCACTTCGAGTGATAAACGTATGGATGCACAACGTTTCTGCTTTAATATTCCACTTGCAGGTGTGGTTTACCCAGTGGCCAACAACATGAGTACATTACAATCGTCAATGCAGCCACTCAGCAAACCGTATCGTGTTTCTATTTACACCACTGAATCTCAGACCCATTCTCGTCAAACAGCAAAAGGCGGTCTACAAAAACTGGTGCTGTTCCCATTTGCCGTTGCGATTGATGTCATCACCCTGCCTTTCCAAGCAGCACAGAAAATTTTTGAATAA
- a CDS encoding immunity 26/phosphotriesterase HocA family protein, with translation MQTLAFELSNSQRQYLGLMPVEPHWELVALAGSYVYFDGDVIRKKISITPSSYYECELNEVTAENRTLLMPKTARGKPKKLNYTATLSFSPFGVYFKFSSSYLCIANYTTQSTFYDEQLQDQTLDDLQVWLADWIGASTAQDLIEIDGFKAAKRKHQKIKAGDFFAFKIGRREWGFGRILLDIGLLRKDKTFKANKNYGLSHLMGKALIIKVYRHIQCDKAIELDQLAAMQSMPAQAIMDNQFYYGEHPIIGHLPLQDADLEDLLISYHPSISGEDKDTVYLQYGLIYKEMSKAQHQTLIDAWTGNALVHEHRYFRNEGIGFSIDHDSNSDYLKQTRTDGAEVDFAESSLALHSDDLRDPNLYAVKAEIFKAFGLDAALSYAENLKLFQLE, from the coding sequence ATGCAAACACTTGCTTTTGAATTGAGTAACAGTCAACGCCAATATTTGGGTTTGATGCCTGTAGAACCGCATTGGGAGTTGGTGGCGCTGGCAGGCAGCTATGTTTATTTTGATGGCGATGTGATTCGTAAAAAGATCAGTATTACACCGAGCAGTTATTATGAATGTGAGTTGAATGAAGTCACTGCGGAAAATAGAACCTTACTCATGCCGAAAACTGCGCGAGGAAAACCTAAAAAGTTAAATTACACCGCGACTTTATCGTTTAGCCCATTTGGGGTTTATTTTAAGTTTTCATCGAGCTATCTCTGCATTGCAAACTATACGACACAAAGCACTTTTTATGATGAGCAACTGCAAGACCAAACATTGGATGATTTGCAGGTCTGGTTAGCAGATTGGATCGGTGCATCTACAGCACAAGATTTAATCGAGATTGACGGCTTTAAAGCTGCCAAGCGCAAACATCAAAAAATAAAGGCAGGTGATTTTTTTGCCTTTAAAATCGGCCGACGAGAATGGGGTTTTGGTCGTATTTTATTGGATATTGGCTTGCTCAGAAAAGATAAAACCTTCAAGGCAAATAAAAATTATGGCTTAAGTCATTTGATGGGGAAGGCTTTGATCATTAAGGTTTATCGCCATATTCAGTGTGACAAAGCAATCGAGTTGGATCAGCTTGCAGCAATGCAAAGCATGCCTGCACAAGCGATTATGGACAATCAGTTTTATTATGGCGAGCACCCGATCATTGGGCATTTGCCGCTACAAGATGCCGATTTGGAAGATCTATTAATTTCTTATCATCCAAGTATTAGCGGGGAGGATAAGGACACCGTTTATTTGCAATATGGTTTGATTTATAAAGAAATGAGCAAAGCCCAGCATCAGACCTTGATTGATGCTTGGACTGGTAATGCTTTGGTGCACGAGCATCGATATTTTAGAAATGAAGGGATTGGCTTTAGTATTGATCATGACAGCAATAGCGATTATTTAAAGCAGACGCGTACTGATGGTGCGGAAGTGGATTTCGCTGAAAGCAGCTTAGCATTACACAGCGATGATCTCAGAGATCCAAATTTATATGCAGTGAAAGCCGAAATATTTAAAGCCTTCGGACTTGATGCAGCGTTGAGTTATGCAGAAAATTTAAAGCTTTTTCAGTTGGAATAA
- a CDS encoding AI-2E family transporter, producing the protein MKILNDHQSIIASYILMSVFLILLIPMHLLACFFSGFVIYEIISSLGNHLEKYIGGLRARISISIVLSIIVVAFLALAISSLISFVLVDLQGHKGAMIGQRVDVALQTLQLEIVQYIPSFIPYSLPEIKDHLFSFLRENMTTLKHTGTELAHSFATMVIGMIIGILVSLNQLHEPKSQPMFLRALIQRIDNLSISFKNVVFAQVKISTINTILFIVYAHVILPLFDVHLPFAKTLTILTFVFGLIPIMGNLVSNTLITLSGLSISVAVAVTSLSYLVIIHKLEYFINAKIIGTKIRAKSWEVLLAMLICESIFGLAGLIIAPIFYAYLKLELKEAEMI; encoded by the coding sequence ATGAAAATTTTAAATGATCACCAAAGTATCATCGCCAGCTATATATTGATGTCAGTTTTTTTAATCTTGCTGATTCCCATGCATTTACTTGCCTGTTTTTTCTCAGGTTTTGTAATTTATGAAATCATTAGTAGTTTAGGTAATCATTTAGAGAAATATATTGGTGGGCTGCGTGCACGTATAAGTATCAGTATTGTGCTGAGTATTATTGTGGTGGCATTCTTAGCATTGGCAATTAGTAGTTTAATCAGCTTTGTGCTGGTCGATTTACAAGGCCATAAAGGTGCGATGATTGGTCAACGTGTCGATGTTGCGCTGCAAACCCTACAACTCGAAATCGTACAGTATATTCCAAGTTTTATTCCCTACAGTCTGCCTGAAATTAAAGATCATCTCTTCAGTTTTCTAAGAGAAAATATGACCACGTTAAAACATACCGGTACTGAGTTAGCACATAGTTTTGCAACCATGGTGATCGGGATGATTATCGGGATTCTGGTTTCTTTAAATCAGCTACATGAGCCGAAAAGTCAGCCAATGTTTTTACGTGCACTGATACAACGCATCGACAACTTGTCTATTTCATTTAAAAATGTAGTCTTCGCTCAAGTTAAAATCTCGACCATTAATACTATTTTATTTATTGTTTATGCACATGTGATCTTGCCATTATTCGATGTGCACTTACCATTTGCCAAAACACTAACCATTTTAACCTTTGTATTTGGCTTAATCCCGATTATGGGAAATCTGGTTTCAAATACCTTAATCACCCTCTCTGGTTTAAGTATCTCTGTGGCGGTTGCAGTCACCTCACTCAGTTATTTAGTAATTATTCACAAGCTTGAATACTTTATTAATGCCAAAATTATTGGCACCAAAATCCGTGCAAAATCTTGGGAAGTACTTTTAGCGATGCTGATTTGTGAATCCATCTTTGGCTTGGCAGGACTCATTATTGCCCCCATTTTCTATGCCTATCTAAAACTTGAACTTAAAGAAGCCGAGATGATTTGA
- a CDS encoding ferredoxin reductase, translating into MQVRDNSNSPKTRLFNTVIDHHAADFWLQKLNPLWSTGQALGKIIKKQQIANDMISLTIQTNRHFRAGLAGQHHPVIIECNGSRYERTYSLTALNPQQVVLSVKKVAQGVVSGWLVDQAQVGDIIEFGRPYGDMSLNNIQPNLVLLAAGSGITPMYSLLESLAQQKDFEHKNVQLLYWVKTSADSAFQAYFEQLSQKHPQFQFQIFYTQAEADESAMTAAALQQRINPAHVDLVGDVANSSVYACGPSGFVAKVEALFAQSPDLKTEAFSLSPMANDATGTVSITLSKSQKTVTIAKGQSILEGLEQQNIRPTYGCRMGICNKCVCPKAQGATKNLVNGSENTEPGNLLKLCVNSAQTDLIIDL; encoded by the coding sequence ATGCAAGTGCGAGACAACAGCAATAGCCCAAAAACACGTTTGTTTAATACTGTAATAGATCATCACGCTGCAGATTTCTGGTTGCAGAAGCTCAATCCGCTTTGGTCGACTGGCCAAGCCTTGGGCAAAATCATAAAAAAGCAACAGATCGCCAACGACATGATCAGCCTAACCATTCAAACCAATCGTCATTTTCGTGCAGGTTTGGCGGGACAACATCATCCAGTCATCATTGAATGTAATGGCAGTCGTTATGAACGTACTTATAGTTTGACTGCACTCAATCCACAACAGGTGGTGTTAAGCGTTAAAAAAGTAGCGCAGGGTGTGGTTAGTGGTTGGTTGGTTGATCAAGCACAAGTAGGTGATATTATTGAGTTCGGGCGGCCTTATGGCGATATGAGTTTAAACAATATACAACCGAATTTAGTTTTGTTGGCTGCTGGCAGTGGGATTACACCAATGTACAGCTTGCTCGAAAGCTTGGCACAACAAAAAGATTTTGAGCATAAAAATGTGCAATTGTTGTATTGGGTTAAAACATCGGCAGACAGTGCCTTTCAAGCCTATTTTGAGCAATTGAGCCAAAAACATCCTCAGTTTCAATTTCAAATTTTCTATACCCAAGCAGAAGCAGACGAGTCGGCAATGACCGCAGCAGCGTTGCAGCAACGAATTAATCCAGCACATGTGGATCTTGTGGGTGACGTTGCAAATAGCAGTGTTTATGCCTGTGGCCCATCGGGCTTTGTTGCCAAGGTGGAAGCACTATTTGCACAGAGTCCCGATCTTAAAACGGAAGCCTTTAGTCTCAGTCCAATGGCCAATGATGCCACTGGGACGGTCAGCATTACCTTGAGCAAATCCCAAAAGACCGTGACTATTGCTAAAGGCCAATCGATTTTAGAAGGCTTGGAACAACAAAATATTCGACCCACTTATGGCTGTCGCATGGGGATTTGCAATAAATGCGTTTGCCCTAAAGCACAAGGCGCCACCAAAAATTTAGTCAACGGCAGTGAAAATACTGAACCAGGCAACTTACTTAAGCTCTGCGTCAATTCTGCCCAAACCGACCTTATTATTGATCTTTAA